The following are encoded in a window of Penicillium oxalicum strain HP7-1 chromosome II, whole genome shotgun sequence genomic DNA:
- a CDS encoding ENTH domain-containing protein, which yields MDLSNLQEKVSNLTLYDLKAGVRKVQNAVMNYTEMEAKVREATNNEPWGASTTLMQEIANGTHSYQLLNEIMPLIYKRFTDKSAEEWRQIYKSLQLLEFLVKNGSERVVDDARSHMSLLRMLRQFHFIDANGKDQGINVRNRSSELVKLLGDVDQIRTERKKARANRNKFGGFEGGMSVGGGMSSGSSRYGGFGSESLGYGGYSGGVYGDGGGFGGASSDFQDTSRDTSRRGNRFEEYDEYDEGSSAAPRRDSAPAPKPKAEPKKPEPAPVVDLFDFGDDEPAAPAPAAPSVAAGKQPASSGLNVLDTTADDDDFDDFQSATPGVSSAAAPSSAFAIPPPSTTHSTTSSTQFAAPVPVSASQGQNINGIVGFTSATPTPTTSSVASPVSQTAPMQPTMASRPSGYQAATPNYFTSVSIGSAQPFSNHSAKPSLSSPIAASPASKSTATAAKKSSGDAFGSLWSTASASAGIAKPNANANKGPNLASMAKEKASAGIWGAPAAASSPAPSASRQNQGGGSAFNDLLG from the exons ATGGACCTCTCCAACCTACAAGAGAAGGTCAGCAACCTGACCTTATACGATCTCAAGGCTGGAGTTCGCAAAGTGCAAAATG CCGTCATGAACTATACCGAGATGGAGGCCAAG gttcGAGAAGCTACAAACAATGAGCCTTGGGGCGCTTCAACTACATTGATGCAGGAGATTGCCAATGGCACGCACAGCTA CCAGTTACTCAATGAAATTATGCCGTTGATCTACAAGCGATTCACCGATAAGAGTGCAGAGGAGTGGAGGCAGATTTACAAG AGCCTACAGCTTCTCGAATTCTTGGTGAAGAATGGTTCGGAGCGAGTGGTCGACGACGCGCGATCTCATATGTCCTTATTGCGGATGTTGCGACAATTCCATTTCATCGATGCGAACGGCAAAGACCAGGGTATCAACGTGCGCAATCGCTCATCGGAGCTAGTCAAGTTGCTGGGCGACGTAGACCAGATTCGCACCGAGCGCAAAAAGGCACGCGCCAATCGCAACAAGTTCGGTGGATTTGAAGGTGGCATGAGTGTTGGTGGTGGCATGTCTTCTGGTTCTAGCCGATACGGCGGCTTCGGCAGTGAAAGCCTTGGGTATGGTGGTTACAGCGGGGGTGTCTACGGTGACGGCGGAGGCTTTGGCGGAGCTTCGAGTGACTTCCAAGACACCAGTCGCGATACCAGCCGCCGTGGAAACCGATTCGAGGAATATGATGAATATGACGAGGGATCGTCTGCCGCCCCCCGACGTGATTCCGCCCCGGCTCCAAAGCCCAAGGCGGAGCCGAAAAAGCCGGAGCCTGCTCCTGTCGtagatcttttcgatttcGGAGACGACGAGCCAGCAGCCCCCGCTCCGGCGGCGCCCTCTGTCGCGGCGGGCAAACAGCCTGCTAGCAGTGGATTGAATGTCTTGGACACGACGGCGGATGAcgacgactttgatgatttccagTCGGCTACTCCAGGAGTCTCGTCCGCCGCTGCTCCTTCATCCGCCTTCGCCATCCCACCTCCATCTACAACTCACAGCACGACCTCGAGCACACAATTCGCAGCACCTGTGCCTGTCTCTGCCTCACAGGGGCAAAACATCAACGGTATTGTTGGTTTCACATCTGCTACACCTACGCCTACCACCAGCTCTGTTGCTTCGCCAGTCTCGCAGACCGCACCTATGCAGCCCACCATGGCATCAAGACCATCTGGCTACCAAGCTGCGACGCCAAACTACTTTACTTCTGTGTCCATCGGGTCTGCACAGCCTTTCTCAAACCATTCCGCCAAGCCATCTCTGTCTTCTCCCATCGCTGCGTCGCCTGCTAGCAAGTCTACAGCTACTGCTGCGAAGAAGTCCTCTGGTGACGCCTTTGGATCTCTTTGGTCCACCGCCAGTGCCAGCGCCGGTATTGCCAAACCCAATGCCAACGCTAACAAGGGTCCCAATCTGGCCAGCATGGCCAAGGAAAAAGCTAGTGCTGGCATTTGGGGTGCACCAGCCGCTGCGTCCTCTCCGGCTCCGTCGGCATCCCGGCAAAATCAGGGAGGTGGCTCTGCCTTTAATGATCTGCTAGGCTAA
- a CDS encoding Inosine-5'-monophosphate dehydrogenase: MPITAKEAAPGAAMKAEIEDYTKALEVVKTYSTLDGLDVDTLLDSDNHGALTYNDFLLLPGYIGFPASDVSLDTPVTKRISLKAPLLSSPMDTVTEHNMAIHMALLGGLGVIHHNCAPEDQAEMVRKVKRYENGFILDPVVLSPKATVGEAKDLKAKWGFGGFPVTEDGTLSSKLVGMVTSRDIQFHKDLTEPVTAIMATDLVTAPAGTTLAEANEVLRRSKKGKLPIVDASGNLVSLLSRSDLMKNLHYPLASKLPDSKQLICAAAIGTREEDKYRLKLLVDAGLDIVILDSSNGSSMYQIDMLKYIKKEFPQIDVIAGNVVTKEQAAMLIAAGADGLRIGMGAGSACITQEVMAVGRPQAAAVRSVSAFAARFGVPCIADGGIQNIGHIVKGLALGASTVMMGGLLAGTTESPGEYFVSNEGQLVKSYRGMGSIAAMEDKKAGGNSKDSSANKASNAGTARYFSENSRVLVAQGVAGSVLDRGSVTKFVPYLVAGIQHSLQDMGVKSLDELHEGVNNGTVRFEMRSASAQVEGNVHGLHSYDKKLYS; this comes from the exons ATGCCCATCACCGCAAAGGAAGCCGCGCCTGGTGCCGCCATGAAGGCCGAGATTGAGGATTACACCAAGGCCCTCGAGGTCGTGAAGACTTATTCCACACTGGATGGACTTGACGTGGACACTTTGTTGGACTCTGATAACCACGGAGCATTGACTTATAACGACTTCCTGCTCCTGCCTGGCTATATCG GCTTCCCTGCCTCCGATGTCAGCCTGGATACCCCCGTCACCAAGCGTATCTCTCTGAAGGCgccccttctctcttctcccatgGATACCGTCACCGAGCACAACATGGCTATTCACATGGCTTTGCTTGGTGGCCTGGGTGTCATTCACCACAACTGCGCACCCGAAGACCAGGCTGAGATGGTCCGCAAGGTGAAGCGATATGAGAATGGCTTTATCCTTGACCCAGTTGTTCTTTCTCCCAAAGCCACCGTCGGAGAGGCCAAGGACTTGAAGGCCAAGTGGGGCTTTGGTGGTTTCCCTGTCACTG AGGATGGAACTCTGAGCTCCAAGCTCGTCGGTATGGTCACTTCCCGTGACATCCAGTTCCACAAGGATCTGACCGAGCCCGTCACTgccatcatggccaccgATCTGGTCACTGCCCCGGCTGGCACCACCCTGGCTGAGGCCAACGAGGTGCTGCGTCGGTCCAAGAAGGGCAAGCTGCCCATCGTCGATGCTTCTGGCAACCtcgtctctctcctttcccgCTCCGATCTGATGAAGAACCTCCACTATCCCTTGGCCTCTAAACTTCCTGACTCCAAGCAGCTCATCTGTGCTGCGGCAATCGGCACTCGTGAGGAGGACAAGTACCGTCTGAAGCTGCTCGTGGACGCCGGCCTGGACATTGTTATCCTCGACTCCAGCAACGGTAGCAGCATGTACCAGATTGACATGTTGAAGTACATCAAGAAGGAGTTCCCCCAGATTGACGTTATCGCTGGTAACGTCGTGACTAAGGAGCAAGCTGCCATGCTCATCGCTGCCGGTGCCGATGGCCTGAGAATTGGCATGGGTGCCGGTAGTGCTTGCATTACCCAAGAGGTCATGGCTGTTGGCCGTCCTCAGGCTGCCGCTGTCCGCAGTGTCTCTGCCTTTGCCGCTCGCTTCGGTGTTCCTTGCATTGCCGACGGTGGCATTCAGAACATTGGTCACATTGTCAAGGGTCTGGCCCTGGGCGCCAGCACTGTCATGATGGGTGGCCTGTTGGCCGGTACCACCGAGTCTCCTGGCGAGTATTTCGTCAGCAACGAGGGCCAGCTTGTCAAGTCTTACCGTGGAATGGGCAGTATCGCCGCCATGGAAGACAAGAAGGCCGGTGGCAACAGCAAGGACAGCAGCGCCAACAAGGCCAGCAACGCTGGTACTGCTCGCTACTTCTCCGAGAACTCTCGTGTCCTGGTTGCCCAGGGTGTCGCTGGCTCCGTTCTGGACCGCGGCTCCGTCACCAAATTCGTCCCATACCTCGTTGCTGGTATTCAACACTCCTTGCAGGACATGGGCGTCAAGTCGCTCGATGAGCTGCACGAGGGCGTCAACAATGGCACTGTTCGCTTCGAGATGCGCAGCGCCAGTGCTCAGGTCGAGGGTAATGTCCACGGCCTGCACAGCTATGACAAGAAGCTCTACTCTTAA
- a CDS encoding 40S ribosomal protein S21: MENEKGEIVDLRNPCTSELQFPTATQYIHGGAWRKFFDIEDFHIGSFESITNCFFLVANSYVPRKCSATNRIIKANDHASVQISVGKVDENGRYTGENQTYAMCGFIRARGESDDSFNRLAQRDGYLKNVWTASRQR; the protein is encoded by the exons ATGGAGAACGAGAAGGGAGAGATCGTCGATCT ACGAAATCCATGCACCTCAGAACTCCAATTTCCCACTGCAACGCAGTATATCCATGGAGGCGCATGGCGGAAGTTTTTCGACATTGAGGATTTTCATATCGGATCATTTGAATCAATCACTAATtgcttcttcctcgtcgccaaCAGCTACGTGCCCCGCAAGTGCAGTGCCACCAACCGcatcatcaaggccaacgaCCACGCTTCCGTTCAGATCTCCGTCGGCAAGGTTGACGAGAACGGCCGCTACACCGGCGAGAACCAGACCTACGCCATGTGCGGCTTCATCCGTGCCCGCGGTGAGAGCGACGACTCCTTCAACCGCCTCGCTCAGCGTGACGGTTACCTCAAGAACGTGTGGACCGCTTCCCGCCAGCGCTAA
- a CDS encoding Phenylalanine--tRNA ligase alpha subunit, translated as MTDLPASQRLRAPKKHGGVEWQKWSQCPAGINAGNLKESSRILADTARSIPPPSFTSYENAFGLRNILQELAAAMASDLTKPVLDALSASNEPILSTEAFPSHPSSNVKSALDRLGSRQMIEYETLEKEVYVLTSEGDEIAANGSHEAKVFAAVVAALDGLKISDLPGLVGKDNAKVGQGNAFKRGWIKKDNDKLRAVKESIVDETREQLLTVQKTKGLGDAKALADLKRRKLVSVTKDIAYKISKGPKYAREFVKEETDLTPEMLADGSWKTVQLKPYNFNAKGANTPAGALHPLNKVRQEFRNIFFEMGFEEMPTNRFVETGFWNFDALFVPQQHPARDLQDTFYIADPLKADPPREDPVNDPHRSRVNQPGSQATEGKPLDYQKYWDNVHEVHEHGKFGSIGYRYPWNADESLRLVLRTHTTSISANMLHKLAANPRPARFFSIDRVFRNEAVDATHLAEFHQIEGVIADFGLTLGGLIGFMEVFFAKMGIHQLRFKPAYNPYTEPSMEIFGYHEGLGKWVEIGNSGMFRPEMLESMGIPKDMRVYGWGLSLERPTMIKYAVSNIRELLGHKVDLNFIETNPAVRLEKE; from the exons ATGACGGACCTACCAG CGTCCCAGCGATTGCGGGCGCCAAAAAAGCATGGCGGGGTTGAATGGCAGAAATGGTCGCAGTGCCCCGCCGGAATCAATGCTGGGAATTTGAAAGAGTCATCGCGAATTTTGGCCGACACCGCAAGATCgataccccccccctccttcacctcctACGAGAACGCCTTTGGCCTACGAAATATTCTGCAGGAACTGGCTGCAGCTATGGCGTCCGATCTCACAAAGCCCGTTCTGGACGCGCTGTCCGCGTCCAACGAGCCCATTCTGTCCACCGAGgctttcccctcccaccCCTCATCGAATGTCAAAAGTGCGCTGGACCGCCTGGGCTCCCGGCAGATGATCGAATATGAAACACTCGAAAAAGAAGTTTATGTGCTCACCTCGGAGGGTGATGAGATTGCTGCCAATGGCAGTCACGAGGCCAAGGTCTTTGCTGCCGTCGTCGCTGCTCTCGACGGCCTTAAGATTAGCGATCTGCCTGGTCTAGTGGGGAAGGATAACGCCAAGGTCGGCCAGGGCAATGCCTTCAAGCGCGGCTGGATCAAGAAGGATAACGACAAGCTACGGGCAGTGAAGGAGTCAATTGTCGACGAGACCCGTGAGCAGCTGCTCACCGTACAAAAGACAAAGGGTCTCGGTGATGCGAAGGCCCTCGCCGACCTCAAGCGAAGGAAATTGGTCTCCGTTACCAAGGACATTGCCTACAAGATCTCCAAGGGCCCCAAGTATGCTCGGGAGTtcgtcaaggaggagaccGACCTCACTCCCGAGATGCTCGCCGATGGCTCGTGGAAGACCGTCCAGCTGAAGCCCTACAACTTCAATGCCAAAGGTGCCAACACTCCCGCTGGTGCGCTGCACCCTCTGAACAAGGTGCGCCAGGAGTTCCGGAACATTTTCTTCGAGATGGGATTCGAGGAGATGCCCACCAACCGATTCGTCGAGACCGGCTTCTGGAACTTTGACGCTTTGTTCGTGCCCCAACAACATCCTGCCCGTGACCTTCAAGATACCTTCTACATTGCCGACCCTCTCAAGGCCGACCCCCCTCGCGAGGATCCTGTAAACGACCCGCACCGCTCCAGAGTTAACCAGCCTGGCTCCCAAGCGACAGAGGGAAAGCCTCTGGACTACCAAAAGTACTGGGACAACGTGCACGAAGTCCACGAGCACGGCAAGTTCGGCTCCATTGGCTACCGCTACCCCTGGAACGCTGACGAGTCCCTTCGCCTGGTTCTCCGCACTCACACCACCTCCATCTCGGCGAACATGCTGCACAAGCTTGCCGCCAACCCGCGGCCGGCCCGCTTCTTCAGTATCGATCGTGTCTTCCGAAACGAGGCCGTCGATGCCACTCATTTGGCAGAGTTCCACCAGATTGAAGGTGTCATTGCGGATTTCGGTCTCACCCTGGGTGGTCTGATCGGCTTCATGGAGGTTTTCTTCGCCAAGATGGGTATCCACCAGCTGCGCTTCAAGCCCGCCTACAACCCCTACACTGAGCCCAGTATGGAGATTTTCGGTTACCACGAGGGCTTGGGCAAGTGGGTAGAAATCGGCAACAGTGGTATGTTCCGACCGGAGATGTTGGAGTCGATGGGTATCCCCAAGGACATGCGAGTCTATGGTTGGGGACTGAGTCTGGAACGGCCAACTATGATCAA GTATGCCGTTAGCAACATCCGTGAGCTGCTTGGACACAAGGTCGACTTGAACTTCATTGAGACCAACCCAGCTGTCCGTCTTGAAAAGGAGTAA
- a CDS encoding Histidine protein kinase NIK1 gives MTVSNSIGITILPPLHSSFFPGRAFLGVRNRWDQGEGEAQERAQPQISDVPLEIASPEPKVVFPGLALISGDRPPPGQCQMAVEEDSGFKSDSTMVHHPVYTWHNGWRGRDSRGRDGSPAGARSRRGSHWLGVPPFDFEFPATNGAKTSKLPGEPSPAKVAFEAELEALVRRVHHLEFQAVSHHKLPDNAQQTTLSAFGYHQKDPDFLWTFGLDRLSSGQGSDSSYCLTQQQSLNQPGRRQQTPSGNDLKSHPPRQAPSSGDLNDDETDEEDETGATRLVREEDISILRNHVQKQAEEISFQKDIIAQVRDELQKQEEHTRRALTKVENEDVVLLERELRKHQQANEAFQKALREIGGIITQVANGDLSMKVQIHPLEMDPEIATFKRTINTMMDQLQVFGSEVSRVAREVGTEGILGGQAQITGVHGIWKELTENVNIMAKNLTDQVREIAAVTTAVAHGDLSQKIESRAQGEILELQQTINTMVDQLRTFATEVTRVARDVGTEGVLGGQAQIEGVQGMWNELTVNVNAMANNLTTQVRDIATVTKAVAKGDLTQKVQANCRGEIAELKNIINSMVDQLRQFAQEVTKIAKEVGTDGVLGGQATVNDVEGTWKDLTENVNRMANNLTTQVREIADVTTAVAKGDLTKKVTANVQGEILDLKSTINGMVDRLNTFAFEVSKVAREVGTDGTLGGQAKVDNVEGKWKDLTDNVNTMAQNLTSQVRSISDVTQAIAKGDLSKKIEVHAQGEILTLKVTINHMVGRLAKFATELKKVARDVGVDGKMGGQANVEGIAGTWKEITEDVNTMAENLTSQVRAFGEITDAATDGDFTKLITVNASGEMDELKRKINKMVSNLRDSIQRNTAAREAAELANRTKSEFLANMSHEIRTPMNGIIGMTQLTLDTDDLKPYTREMLNVVHNLANSLLTIIDDILDISKIEANRMVIESIPFTVRGTVFNALKTLAVKANEKFLSLTYQVDNTVPDYVIGDPFRLRQIILNLVGNAIKFTEHGEVKLTIRKSDREQCTTNEYAFEFSVSDTGIGIEEDKLDLIFDTFQQADGSTTRRFGGTGLGLSISKRLVNLMGGDVWVTSEYGHGSTFHFTCVVKLADQSLNVIASQLLPYRNHRVLFIDKGHNGAQAANVMKMLKQIELEPLVVRNEEHVPPPEIQDPSGKESGHAYDVIIVDSVDTARVLRTFDEFKYIPIVLVCPLVCVSLKSALDLGISSYMTTPCQPIDMGNGMLPALEGRSTPITTDNSRSFDILLAEDNDVNQQLAVKILQRHNHNVFVVGNGLEAVEAVKKRRYDVILMDVQMPVMGGFEATGKIREYERESGLQRTPIIALTAHAMLGDREKCIQAQMDEYLSKPLKQNQMMQTILKCATLGGSLLEKSKESRISSSGEMHPIHSSSVPENQQSARPGLVETRATSSTGPPTRGTRAEPEDQEMADDIDRTLLLRSNST, from the exons ATGACCGTCTCCAATTCTATCGGCATCACGATACTGCCGCCGTTGCATTCATCATTTTTTCCGGGTCGGGCGTTTCTCGGTGTGAGGAATCGCTGGGACCAGGGCGAGGGAGAGGCTCAGGAACGGGCTCAGCCACAGATCTCGGATGTGCCCTTAGAGATTGCATCTCCTGAGCCGAAGGTGGTCTTCCCGGGTTTAGCACTGATCAGTGGCGATCGCCCGCCGCCAGGGCAGTGTCAGATGGCCGTCGAGGAGGACTCGGGATTCAAATCAGACAGCACCATGGTCCATCATCCTGTGTATACTT GGCACAATGGCTGGCGCGGACGAGACTCTCGTGGCCGCGACGGCAGTCCTGCAGGCGCTCGCTCGAGACGAGGTAGCCACTGGCTCGGCGTCCCCCCCTTTGATTTCGAATTCCCAGCGACCAACGGTGCCAAAACCTCCAAATTACCCGGTGAACCTAGCCCGGCAAAGGTCGCATTCGAAGCCGAGTTGGAGGCCTTGGTGCGCCGCGTGCACCATTTGGAATTCCAAGCTGTCAGTCATCACAAACTCCCTGACAATGCCCAGCAGACCACCCTGTCTGCTTTCGGATACCACCAGAAGGACCCTGATTTCTTGTGGACCTTTGGGCTCGATCGCTTGTCGTCCGGTCAAGGTTCTGACTCTTCTTATTGCCTTACACAGCAGCAAAGCCTGAATCAACCCGGTCGGCGACAGCAGACCCCATCGGGAAATGACCTCAAATCCCACCCGCCGCGACAAGCCCCCTCATCAGGTGACCTCAACGACGATgagaccgacgaggaagatgagaccgGCGCCACCCGTCTGGTTCGCGAAGAAGACATCAGCATCCTCCGCAATCACGTGCAGAAACAGGCCGAAGAGATCAGCTTCCAGAAAGATATCATAGCGCAGGTTCGGGATGAGTTGCAGAAGCAGGAAGAGCACACCCGCCGAGCGCTCACCAAGGTGGAGAATGAGGATGTCGTCTTGCTGGAACGAGAGCTTCGCAAGCATCAGCAGGCGAACGAAGCGTTCCAAAAGGCCTTGCGAGAGATCGGCGGCATCATCACTCAAGTCGCCAATGGTGATCTCTCCATGAAGGTCCAGATTCACCCCTTGGAGATGGACCCGGAAATCGCTACATTCAAACGCACGATCAATACTATGATGGACCAGCTTCAGGTCTTCGGAAGTGAAGTCTCTCGCGTCGCCCGTGAAGTCGGCACCGAGGGAATACTCGGTGGTCAAGCGCAGATCACCGGGGTACACGGTATTTGGAAAGAACTTACGGAAAACGTCAacatcatggccaagaacCTCACGGATCAGGTGCGAGAAATCGCGGCGGTCACGACCGCGGTCGCTCACGGTGACCTGAGCCAAAAGATTGAGAGTCGTGCCCAGGGTGAGATTTTGGAATTACAACAAACGATCAATACTATGGTGGACCAGCTACGAACCTTTGCGACGGAAGTCACACGAGTCGCCCGCGACGTCGGTACAGAAGGTGTTCTCGGCGGACAAGCACAAATCGAAGGGGTACAAGGAATGTGGAACGAGCTCACAGTCAACGTAAATGCCATGGCCAACAATCTGACGACACAAGTACGAGATATCGCGACGGTCACCAAGGCCGTCGCGAAGGGTGACCTCACGCAGAAGGTGCAAGCCAACTGTCGAGGAGAAATCGCTGAGCTGAAAAATATTATCAATTCCATGGTCGATCAGCTGCGCCAGTTTGCACAGGAAGTCACCAAGATCGCCAAGGAGGTCGGTACCGACGGTGTGCTGGGTGGACAGGCTACCGTCAATGACGTGGAAGGTACCTGGAAGGACCTCACGGAAAACGTGAACCGGATGGCCAATAATCTGACCACTCAGGTCCGTGAGATTGCGGATGTCACCACGGCCGTCGCCAAGGGTGACCTGACGAAAAAGGTCACTGCCAACGTGCAGGGTGAGATACTCGATCTGAAGAGCACCATTAACGGCATGGTGGACCGGCTGAATACCTTTGCCTTTGAGGTCAGCAAAGTCGCCCGCGAGGTCGGCACCGATGGTACCCTCGGTGGCCAGGCCAAGGTTGATAATGTGGAGGGCAAATGGAAAGATCTCACCGATAATGTCAACACGATGGCCCAGAATCTCACTTCACAAGTGCGAAGTATATCAGACGTGACCCAAGCCATCGCCAAGGGTGATCTAAGCAAGAAGATCGAAGTTCACGCCCAGGGAGAAATATTAACCCTCAAAGTAACCATCAATCACATGGTGGGTCGACTTGCCAAGTTCGCAACCGAACTGAAAAAGGTCGCTCGCGATGTGGGAGTCGATGGAAAGATGGGTGGTCAAGCCAACGTGGAGGGCATCGCGGGAACCTGGAAGGAGATCACCGAGGATGTGAATACCATGGCCGAGAATCTCACGTCCCAGGTGCGCGCCTTTGGTGAAATCACAGATGCCGCCACCGACGGTGACTTCACCAAGCTCATCACGGTGAATGCATCGGGCGAAATGGACGAGCTTAAGCGCAAGATCAATAAGATGGTTTCCAATCTGCGAGACAGTATTCAGCGCAACACCGCGGCCAGGGAGGCTGCCGAGCTCGCCAATCGCACCAAATCCGAGTTCCTGGCAAACATGTCGCACGAGATTCGAACACCGATGAACGGCATCATTGGCATGACCCAGCTCACCCTCGACACCGACGATCTCAAGCCTTATACGCGCGAGATGCTGAATGTGGTGCACAACTTGGCAAACAGTCTGCTCACCATTATTGACGATATACTCGATATTTCGAAGATTGAAGCCAACCGTATGGTCATTGAAAGCATCCCTTTCACCGTCCGAGGCACAGTCTTCAACGCGCTCAAGACGTTAGCTGTCAAGGCCAACGAGAAGTTCCTCAGCTTAACCTATCAAGTCGACAATACGGTTCCTGACTATGTGATCGGCGACCCATTCCGTCTACGCCAAATCATTCTCAACTTGGTCGGCAATGCCATCAAATTCACGGAACACGGAGAGGTCAAGCTTACGATTCGGAAGTCCGACCGCGAGCAATGCACGACCAACGAGTACGCCTTTGAGTTCTCAGTCTCCGATACTGGTATCGGAATTGAGGAGGACAAACTAGACCTCATCTTTGATACCTTCCAGCAGGCCGATGGAAGCACCACTCGCAGGTTCGGTGGTACGGGCCTCGGTCTATCCATCTCCAAACGCCTGGTGAATCTCATGGGCGGTGATGTTTGGGTGACGTCGGAATACGGACACGGCAGCACTTTCCACTTTACCTGCGTGGTGAAGCTCGCTGATCAATCCTTGAACGTCATTGCCTCTCAACTCCTGCCATACCGCAACCATCGTGTGCTCTTCATTGACAAGGGCCACAATGGTGCTCAAGCTGCCAATGTCATGAAGATGCTCAAGCAGATTGAGTTGGAGCCATTGGTTGTGCGCAACGAGGAGCATGTTCCTCCCCCTGAAATTCAGGATCCTTCTGGGAAAGAATCGGGCCACGCCTACGATGTCATCATTGTAGACTCCGTGGATACCGCCCGAGTCTTGCGAACCTTTGACGAATTCAAGTATATTCCCATCGTGTTGGTCTGTCCTCTCGTCTGTGTCAGCCTGAAATCCGCCTTGGATCTGGGAATCAGCTCTTATATGACCACCCCCTGCCAGCCCATCGACATGGGTAACGGTATGCTCCCAGCATTGGAGGGGCGATCTACTCCCATCACGACGGACAACTCCCGCTCCTTTGACATTCTCTTGGCCGAGGACAATGATGTCAACCAGCAGCTAGCGGTCAAGATACTCCAACGGCACAATCACAATGTGTTTGTGGTGGGCAACGGCCTCGAAGCCGTCGAGGCTGTGAAGAAGCGACGCTACGACGTCATTCTTATGGACGTGCAGATGCCCGTCATGGGTGGGTTCGAAGCCACAGGCAAGATCCGAGAGTACGAGCGAGAGAGTGGTCTGCAGCGCACTCCAATCATCGCCCTCACAGCCCACGCTATGCTGGGTGACCGTGAGAAGTGTATCCAAGCGCAGATGGACGAATACTTGTCCAAACCATTGAAGCAAAACCAAATGATGCAGACCATTCTCAAATGCGCCACCCTTGGCGGATCTTTGCtcgagaagagcaaagagtcCCGTATCTCCAGCAGCGGGGAGATGCACCCTATCCATTCGTCTTCGGTTCCCGAGAATCAGCAGAGTGCGCGGCCCGGTTTGGTTGAGACTCGGGCCACATCCAGCACAGGGCCTCCAACGCGAGGCACCCGCGCTGAACccgaagatcaagaaatgGCTGATGACATTGATCGGACGTTGCTGCTACGATCCAACAGTACCTGA